The Microbacterium forte sequence AAGGAGGCGATCTCGCGGTGCACCCAGGCGAGTCCCGCTGCTGCATCCTGCAATCCGAGGTTCCGGGGAGCGTCCTCGAGAACGGAGAATCCCTCGGATCCCAGGCGGTAGTTGATCGACACGAAGACGATCCCGGCGCGTGCGAAGCCGGCGCCGTCATACAGCGGGATCGCTGCGGTGCCTCGTTCGAGCGCGCCACCGTGGATCCAGACGACGACCGGGGCGCGGTCGGCGTCCTGAGGCGTCCAGATGTTGGCGGAGAGGATGTCGTCGCCGGGAATCTCGACCGAGCCCAGCAGCTCGCCGGTGGCACCGGGGTAAGGAAGCTGAGGCGCGGTCGGCCCGAACGCCGTGGCATCCCGGATGCCGTCCCATGAAGGAGCCGGCTGGGGCTCGCGGAAGCGATTCGGTCCGAAGGGCGCCGCCGCGTACGGGATGCCGAGGAAACGCCGAACACCATCGACCACCTCGCCGCGCACGATTCCGGCGGAGACCGCGACCTGTGGGGCGACACTCATACCCGTCATCGTATGGCGATCAGCATGTGGTCGGAACGGGCGGGTAGAATTGGCACTCGTAGCCAGTGAGTGCCAAAGGGAGGGAGTTGCGATGGTCAGTGAAAGAGGCCTCCGGGTTCTCCGCGCGATCGTGCAGGACTACGTCGAGACCCACGAGCCCGTCGGCAGCAGGTCGATCGTCGACCGCTACTCCTTCGGTGTGTCGGCTGCGACGATCCGCAACGACATGGCACTCCTCGAAGACGAAGAGCTGATCGCCGCCCCGCATACGTCGTCCGGTCGCGTCCCCACCGACAAGGGGTATCGCGTCTTCGTCGACCACCTTGCGCAGCTGCGACCGCTCTCCGTTGCCCAGCGCACGGCGATCGAGTCCTTCCTCACCGCTCCCTCTGATCTGGACGACCTGATGGTGCGCACCGTCCGGGTGCTCACGCAGCTCACGGGTCAGGTCGCCCTCGCGCAGTACCCGTCGTTCGCCCGCGCGCACCTGACGCATCTCGAGCTCGTGGCGCTCGCTCCCAATCGGCTGCTCATCGTGCTCGTCACCGACGCGGGCGGCGTCTCGCAGCGGATCGCCCCCTTGCCCGTCGATGTGGATGATGCCGACATGGCGCTGCTCCGTGCGCGCCTGTCTGCGCTGATCACCGGGCGGGCGGTGAGCGATGCGGCTGAGCGGCTGCAGACGCTGCTCACCGACGATGAGCATTCGCACGACATCGTGCTTCGCGCACTCGCGACCATCGTCATCGACGAGCTCGGCGCGTTCCGTCAGGAGCGCCTGGTGATGGCGGGTGCGGCGACCCTCGCGAAGCGCGAGCAGGACTTCCGCGGCAGCATCCATCCCATCCTCGAGGCGATCGAGGAACAGGTGACCCTGCTGCGCCTGATGAGCGAGATGGAGGCGGACTCTCATGGCCTCGCAGCCAGCATCGGCACCGAGAACGCGTCATTCGGACTCGGCGAGGCATCGATCGTCGCCAGCAACTACGCCGCCCCCAGCGGCACGGCGCGCGTCGGCGTGATGGGGCCGACGCGCATGGACTATCCGAGCAATCTCGCGGCGGCACGGGCGGTTGCCCGCTACCTGTCGCGGA is a genomic window containing:
- the hrcA gene encoding heat-inducible transcriptional repressor HrcA, which encodes MVSERGLRVLRAIVQDYVETHEPVGSRSIVDRYSFGVSAATIRNDMALLEDEELIAAPHTSSGRVPTDKGYRVFVDHLAQLRPLSVAQRTAIESFLTAPSDLDDLMVRTVRVLTQLTGQVALAQYPSFARAHLTHLELVALAPNRLLIVLVTDAGGVSQRIAPLPVDVDDADMALLRARLSALITGRAVSDAAERLQTLLTDDEHSHDIVLRALATIVIDELGAFRQERLVMAGAATLAKREQDFRGSIHPILEAIEEQVTLLRLMSEMEADSHGLAASIGTENASFGLGEASIVASNYAAPSGTARVGVMGPTRMDYPSNLAAARAVARYLSRMLDEDEAAR